Proteins encoded by one window of Erwinia pyrifoliae DSM 12163:
- the recD gene encoding exodeoxyribonuclease V subunit alpha has product MTLAEALQLAQHQRLLRPLDVQFACMVATEQQPALMLAAALVSRDAGEGHVCLPLAQLRPASFFAGRHPELAQALWQAAGAPEDWQALLLAQSAVSDGQQATPLVVYQQRLYLHRMWQSEGEIAQFIQRQNYPQDLEEKRVRDTLERYFGQQPDDWQKIAAAVALTRQVSVISGGPGTGKTTTVAKLLASLIELSPTPPRIELAAPTGKAAARLTESLGKTLLQLQLADRILRSFPLEATTLHRLLGALPGSQRMRYHAGNPLHLDVLVVDEASMVDLPMLANLIAALPAHARVIFLGDRDQLASVEAGAVLGDICRCAEEGYSPQRAAELTRLTGCEVAGREDASASAVRDTICLLRKSYRFTQSSGIGQLALAVNAGEVKRAEQLFSKGLSDIRHHTLSSSEDYQQLLDDCVAGYREYLKLLKEGATPGEVLAAFGRFQLLCAVREGPFGVAGLNDRIEQTLRLTGLIRRNTALNGKWYAGRPVMIARNDRALGLFNGDIGIAMPDEKQQLKVYFPLPDGTLKAVQPSRLPPHDTAYAMTVHKSQGSEFEHTLLVLPNQMMPVLTRELVYTAMTRARQQLTLYADFSVFNSAVKIRTQRRSGLVDRLNNRAAF; this is encoded by the coding sequence ATGACGCTGGCAGAAGCCTTACAGCTGGCACAGCACCAGCGCTTACTACGTCCTCTGGACGTGCAGTTTGCCTGCATGGTGGCAACTGAACAGCAGCCCGCGCTGATGCTGGCGGCAGCGCTGGTCAGCCGCGACGCCGGGGAAGGTCATGTTTGTCTGCCGTTGGCACAGCTGCGGCCTGCCTCTTTTTTTGCCGGGCGCCATCCGGAGCTGGCACAGGCACTGTGGCAGGCTGCGGGCGCGCCGGAGGACTGGCAGGCGCTGCTGCTGGCACAAAGCGCGGTCAGCGACGGCCAGCAGGCCACGCCGCTGGTGGTGTATCAACAGCGGCTTTATCTGCATCGTATGTGGCAAAGCGAGGGGGAAATTGCGCAGTTTATTCAGCGTCAGAATTATCCTCAGGATCTGGAAGAAAAGCGGGTGCGTGATACGCTGGAGCGTTATTTTGGCCAGCAGCCCGATGACTGGCAAAAGATCGCCGCAGCGGTAGCGCTGACGCGCCAGGTGTCGGTGATCTCCGGCGGGCCTGGAACCGGCAAAACCACCACCGTGGCCAAGCTGCTTGCCAGCCTGATTGAACTATCGCCCACGCCACCGCGTATCGAACTGGCGGCACCGACCGGCAAGGCGGCGGCGCGGCTGACGGAATCGCTCGGTAAAACGCTGCTACAGCTGCAGCTGGCCGATCGCATCCTGAGAAGTTTCCCATTGGAGGCGACGACGCTGCATCGCCTGCTGGGGGCGCTGCCGGGCAGTCAGCGCATGCGCTATCATGCCGGAAATCCACTGCATCTTGACGTACTGGTCGTCGATGAAGCCTCAATGGTGGATCTCCCGATGCTGGCTAACCTGATTGCCGCTTTGCCCGCTCATGCGCGGGTTATCTTTCTCGGTGACCGCGATCAGCTGGCTTCAGTCGAAGCCGGAGCGGTGCTGGGTGATATTTGCCGTTGTGCGGAAGAGGGCTACAGCCCGCAGCGTGCCGCAGAGCTGACGCGTCTTACCGGCTGCGAGGTGGCGGGGCGCGAAGATGCCAGCGCCTCTGCGGTGCGCGATACGATCTGCCTGCTGCGTAAAAGCTATCGTTTTACGCAATCATCCGGCATCGGCCAGCTGGCGCTGGCGGTTAATGCGGGTGAGGTAAAAAGGGCAGAGCAGTTATTCAGCAAGGGTTTAAGCGATATCCGCCACCATACGCTAAGCAGCAGCGAGGACTATCAGCAGCTGCTGGACGACTGTGTTGCAGGGTACCGTGAATACCTGAAATTGCTGAAGGAAGGAGCCACGCCAGGCGAAGTCCTGGCCGCATTTGGCCGCTTCCAGCTGCTGTGCGCTGTGCGCGAAGGACCGTTTGGTGTTGCAGGGCTGAATGACCGTATTGAACAGACGCTGCGCCTGACGGGGCTTATCCGCCGCAATACCGCACTTAACGGCAAATGGTACGCTGGTCGCCCGGTGATGATTGCGCGCAATGACCGTGCGCTCGGCCTGTTTAACGGTGATATCGGCATCGCGATGCCGGATGAAAAACAGCAGCTGAAAGTGTATTTTCCGTTACCGGATGGCACTCTCAAGGCGGTGCAGCCCAGCCGCCTGCCGCCGCATGATACGGCCTATGCCATGACGGTGCACAAGTCGCAGGGATCCGAGTTTGAGCACACGCTGCTGGTTTTACCTAACCAGATGATGCCGGTACTGACCCGTGAACTGGTTTATACCGCCATGACCCGCGCCAGACAGCAGTTAACCCTTTATGCCGACTTTTCGGTGTTCAACAGTGCGGTGAAGATACGCACGCAGCGGCGTAGTGGGCTGGTGGATCGGTTGAATAACAGGGCAGCTTTTTAG
- the amiC gene encoding N-acetylmuramoyl-L-alanine amidase AmiC, producing MTDSTSLNRRRLLQGAGALWLLSVSRTGMSASRHVVAIRIWPSSTYSRLTIESNTPLKYKQFALRNPDRVVVDIEHIQLNRVLNDVGKLVREDDPYIKNVRVGQFDPNTVRLVLEIKQNVAPRTFTLAPVAGIKHRLVLDLYPVQRPQHNDDPLLALLEDYNQGDLGRSQPKAAPLPGKAGKDRPIVIMLDPGHGGEDSGAVGKHKTREKDVVLKIARRLKSLIDKQPNMRAYMTRNEDVFIPLKVRVAKARKQRADLFISIHADAFTRRTARGSSVFALSTKGATSTAARFLAQTQNESDLIGGVSMRGDRYLDHTMFDMLQGRTINDSLRFGGEVLARMGKINHLHKRTVDQAGFAVLKAPDIPSILVETAFISNLEEERKLRTTRFQHQVADSILAGIKAYFANGASLATNK from the coding sequence ATGACTGATTCAACTTCCCTTAACCGCCGACGGTTATTACAAGGGGCCGGGGCGCTGTGGCTGTTGAGCGTTAGCCGCACAGGCATGAGCGCCAGTCGACATGTTGTCGCAATCCGCATCTGGCCTTCGTCCACCTACTCACGTTTGACCATTGAGTCTAATACGCCGCTGAAATATAAGCAGTTTGCTCTGAGAAACCCCGACCGTGTCGTGGTGGATATTGAACATATTCAGCTTAATCGCGTATTGAACGATGTCGGGAAGCTGGTGCGCGAAGACGATCCTTATATTAAAAATGTGCGTGTGGGTCAGTTTGACCCGAATACCGTGCGCCTGGTGCTGGAAATCAAACAGAATGTTGCGCCGCGTACCTTTACTCTTGCCCCGGTCGCCGGGATTAAACATCGTCTGGTGCTGGATCTCTATCCGGTGCAAAGGCCGCAGCACAATGACGATCCGCTGCTGGCGTTACTGGAAGATTACAATCAGGGCGATCTGGGGCGTAGCCAGCCTAAGGCCGCGCCGCTACCCGGTAAGGCTGGAAAGGATCGGCCGATAGTGATTATGCTTGACCCCGGTCACGGTGGCGAAGATTCCGGCGCCGTTGGCAAACACAAAACGCGTGAAAAAGACGTGGTGCTGAAAATTGCCCGCCGCCTGAAATCCCTGATCGACAAGCAGCCGAATATGCGCGCCTATATGACGCGTAATGAAGATGTGTTTATTCCGTTAAAAGTGCGGGTGGCGAAAGCGCGCAAACAGCGTGCCGATCTGTTTATTTCCATTCACGCCGATGCGTTTACCCGTCGTACAGCGCGCGGATCGTCCGTGTTCGCGTTATCGACAAAAGGGGCCACCAGTACCGCAGCACGATTTCTGGCACAGACCCAGAATGAGTCGGATCTGATTGGCGGCGTCAGTATGAGGGGCGATCGCTATCTCGACCATACGATGTTCGATATGTTGCAGGGCCGCACAATCAACGACAGCCTGAGGTTTGGCGGGGAAGTGCTGGCGCGGATGGGAAAAATTAATCACCTGCACAAGCGCACCGTCGATCAGGCGGGTTTTGCGGTGTTGAAAGCGCCCGATATCCCGTCAATTCTGGTAGAAACCGCATTTATCAGTAACCTGGAAGAGGAACGTAAGCTGCGTACCACGCGTTTTCAGCATCAGGTGGCGGATTCGATTCTGGCAGGGATTAAAGCCTATTTTGCTAACGGCGCGTCGTTGGCCACCAATAAATAA
- the recB gene encoding exodeoxyribonuclease V subunit beta yields MSQRAAETLEPLSLPLHGERLIEASAGTGKTFTIGLLYLRLLLGLGGAAAFSRPLSVEEILVVTFTEAATAELRGRIRANIHELRIACIRGKSPNLMLAALIAEIADLPQAASVLLAAEHQMDEAGIFTIHGFCQRMLNLNAFESGMLFDQQLLEDETPLRRRAAADFWRRYCYPLPLPVARVVRQLWAGPEQLLKTLSPWLGGEAPVLKSAPESDETLEQRHEKIIARISMLKQAWLAAGNLQQVIDASGVDRRSYNSKHLPNWLEKISLWAQAETQDYQLPKDLERFGQRILLEKTKKGEPPRHPLFDQIDAFLAEPLSLRDLVIARALQQVRFVTQQEKRLHGQLGFDDLLGRFDFALQQPGGEALASAIRQRYPVALIDEFQDTDPQQYRIFRTLYRRQADSALLLIGDPKQAIYAFRGADIFTYMKARSEVSAHYTLETNWRSSPAMVNAVNQLFLRQKNPFLFNEIPFINVNPAAPNHGLNFSVQGKVQPALQFWLQPGNGVGVSDYQQFMARQCAAEICRWLTAGQQGEALIGNTGKQSPVQASDITVLVRSRSEAAVVREALYALAIPSVYLSNRDSVFTTPEAREMLWLLQAVLAPEQERVLRSALATSLFGTDALALDALSQDERAWDALVDEFVDYRQRWLQRGVLPMLRELMMKRQIAENLLASDNGERRLTDLLHVGELLQEASATLDSEHALVRWLAQQVEQPDGQSSVQQLRLESDRHLVQIVTIHKSKGLQYPLVWLPFVANFREADNGVYHDRQTFTALLDLQQSEESIELAEQERLAEDLRLLYVALTRSVFHCSVGIAPLIKGARKKEGNSDLHCSALGYLVQQGEPADASGLLAALQALNGDAIALMRPAEADATPWQAQQTEPQILSSRTLPRSLRDNWRVTSYSGLQQHGHSIALELLPRLDVDAAGEASNEPVPQLTPHTFPRGAGPGTFLHGLFETLEFTTPLDEEWLAQQLSSQGLGDEWQPVMRDWVERILHTPLNETGVSLYQLPAQARKAELQFYLPISRLLTAEALDRVVRQDPLSQPCPPLDFHQVQGMLKGFIDLVFCWQGKYYLLDYKSNWLGEDSSAYTREAMAQAMQAHRYDLQYQLYTLALHRYLRHRLVVYDYQQHFGGVIYLFLRGLDGAAGSNGIYFTRPQPEFVTALDQLFASPPESNL; encoded by the coding sequence ATGAGCCAACGAGCCGCTGAAACGCTGGAGCCGCTGAGCCTTCCCCTGCACGGCGAGCGGCTGATTGAAGCTTCGGCCGGGACGGGAAAAACCTTCACCATCGGGCTGCTCTATCTGCGGCTGCTGCTCGGCCTGGGAGGGGCGGCGGCCTTCAGCCGCCCGCTGTCGGTAGAAGAAATTCTGGTCGTTACCTTCACCGAGGCTGCCACCGCCGAGCTGCGCGGGCGTATTCGTGCCAATATCCACGAGCTGCGCATCGCCTGCATTCGTGGTAAAAGCCCGAATCTGATGCTGGCGGCATTAATAGCGGAGATCGCCGATCTGCCCCAGGCGGCATCGGTGCTGCTGGCGGCCGAGCATCAAATGGACGAAGCCGGCATTTTTACCATTCACGGCTTTTGCCAGCGCATGCTGAATCTCAATGCCTTTGAGTCCGGTATGCTGTTTGATCAGCAGCTGCTGGAAGATGAAACGCCGCTGCGCCGCCGGGCGGCGGCCGATTTCTGGCGTCGCTACTGTTATCCGCTGCCGCTGCCGGTAGCACGCGTGGTGCGCCAACTGTGGGCGGGGCCGGAGCAGTTACTGAAAACCCTGTCGCCGTGGCTTGGCGGCGAAGCGCCAGTGCTGAAATCGGCGCCGGAGAGCGATGAGACCCTTGAGCAGCGCCATGAGAAAATCATTGCGCGCATCAGCATGTTGAAACAGGCGTGGCTGGCGGCGGGTAATTTACAGCAGGTGATTGACGCTTCCGGCGTTGATCGCCGCAGCTACAATAGTAAGCACTTACCAAACTGGCTGGAGAAAATCTCCCTGTGGGCGCAGGCAGAGACGCAAGACTACCAGCTGCCAAAAGACCTTGAGCGCTTCGGCCAGCGCATCCTGCTGGAGAAAACGAAAAAAGGTGAGCCGCCACGTCACCCCCTGTTCGATCAAATTGACGCCTTTCTCGCCGAGCCGCTGTCGCTCCGTGACCTGGTGATTGCCCGCGCGCTGCAGCAGGTTCGCTTTGTCACCCAGCAGGAGAAACGACTGCATGGCCAACTGGGATTTGACGATTTGTTGGGACGCTTCGATTTTGCCCTCCAGCAGCCGGGTGGTGAGGCGCTGGCTTCAGCTATCCGCCAACGTTATCCGGTGGCGCTGATCGATGAATTCCAGGACACCGACCCGCAGCAGTATCGTATTTTCCGCACGCTGTATCGTCGGCAGGCTGACAGTGCACTGCTACTGATCGGCGACCCGAAACAGGCGATCTACGCGTTTCGCGGCGCGGATATCTTTACCTATATGAAAGCGCGCTCTGAAGTTAGCGCCCACTATACGCTGGAGACTAACTGGCGGTCGTCTCCGGCAATGGTTAATGCGGTCAATCAGCTGTTTTTACGCCAGAAAAACCCGTTCCTCTTCAACGAAATACCCTTTATTAACGTCAATCCGGCTGCGCCTAATCACGGCCTGAACTTTAGCGTGCAGGGTAAAGTGCAGCCTGCTCTGCAGTTCTGGCTACAGCCCGGTAATGGAGTGGGGGTTAGTGATTACCAACAGTTTATGGCGCGTCAGTGCGCGGCGGAAATCTGCCGCTGGCTCACTGCGGGTCAGCAGGGCGAGGCGTTAATAGGAAATACCGGGAAACAGAGTCCGGTACAGGCCTCGGACATTACCGTGCTGGTGCGCAGCCGCAGTGAAGCCGCAGTGGTGCGCGAAGCGTTATATGCTCTGGCCATTCCGTCAGTTTACCTCTCCAACCGTGACAGCGTATTTACCACGCCGGAAGCGCGCGAAATGCTGTGGCTGTTACAGGCGGTGCTGGCTCCGGAGCAGGAGCGCGTTCTGCGCAGCGCGCTGGCCACCAGCCTGTTTGGCACCGATGCGCTGGCGCTTGATGCGCTCAGCCAGGACGAACGCGCATGGGATGCGCTGGTGGATGAGTTCGTTGATTATCGCCAGCGCTGGCTGCAACGCGGCGTGCTGCCGATGCTGCGTGAGCTGATGATGAAACGCCAGATAGCCGAAAACCTGCTGGCCTCCGATAACGGTGAACGCCGGCTGACCGATCTGCTGCATGTGGGCGAACTGTTGCAGGAAGCCTCTGCCACCCTCGACAGCGAACATGCGCTGGTGCGCTGGCTGGCGCAGCAGGTGGAGCAGCCGGATGGCCAGTCATCCGTTCAGCAGCTGCGTCTGGAGAGCGATCGCCATTTGGTACAGATTGTCACTATCCACAAATCCAAAGGTTTGCAGTATCCGCTGGTGTGGCTGCCGTTTGTCGCCAACTTTCGCGAGGCGGATAACGGCGTTTACCATGACCGGCAGACGTTTACCGCGTTGCTTGATTTACAGCAGAGCGAGGAAAGTATCGAACTGGCGGAGCAGGAGCGGCTGGCGGAAGATCTGCGATTGCTCTACGTCGCACTGACTCGTTCGGTATTTCACTGTAGCGTTGGCATCGCGCCGCTGATTAAGGGCGCACGTAAGAAAGAGGGCAACAGCGACCTGCATTGCAGCGCGCTGGGCTATCTGGTGCAGCAGGGTGAACCGGCCGATGCCTCCGGCCTGCTGGCGGCATTACAGGCGTTGAACGGTGATGCCATAGCGTTAATGAGGCCAGCAGAGGCAGATGCCACCCCGTGGCAGGCGCAGCAAACGGAGCCGCAAATCCTCAGCAGCCGGACGCTGCCACGCTCGCTGCGTGATAACTGGCGCGTGACCAGTTATTCCGGTCTGCAACAGCACGGCCATTCAATTGCGCTGGAATTGCTGCCGCGCCTCGACGTTGATGCGGCCGGGGAAGCCAGCAATGAACCCGTTCCGCAGCTGACGCCGCATACCTTCCCGCGCGGTGCCGGGCCGGGAACATTTCTTCACGGGCTGTTTGAAACGCTGGAATTCACCACTCCGCTGGATGAAGAGTGGCTGGCGCAGCAACTCAGCAGCCAGGGGCTGGGGGATGAGTGGCAGCCGGTGATGCGCGACTGGGTTGAGCGCATCCTGCATACCCCGCTTAATGAGACGGGCGTCAGCCTTTACCAGCTGCCAGCACAAGCAAGGAAGGCGGAGCTGCAGTTTTATTTGCCGATCTCCCGTCTGCTGACGGCAGAGGCGCTGGACAGGGTGGTACGTCAGGACCCGCTGTCGCAGCCCTGCCCACCGCTCGACTTTCACCAGGTTCAGGGCATGTTGAAAGGTTTTATCGATCTGGTGTTCTGCTGGCAGGGTAAATATTACCTGCTGGACTATAAATCTAACTGGCTGGGCGAAGACAGCAGCGCCTATACGCGGGAGGCGATGGCGCAGGCGATGCAGGCGCATCGTTATGATTTGCAGTACCAGCTTTACACGTTGGCGCTGCACCGCTATCTGCGTCACCGTCTGGTTGTTTACGACTACCAGCAGCACTTTGGTGGCGTTATCTATCTGTTTCTGCGTGGTCTGGACGGTGCGGCTGGCAGTAACGGGATTTACTTTACCCGACCGCAGCCGGAGTTTGTCACCGCTCTTGACCAACTGTTTGCCAGCCCCCCGGAGAGTAACCTATGA
- the argA gene encoding amino-acid N-acetyltransferase has protein sequence MKERSTELVQGFRHTVPYINAHRGKTFVIMLGGEAIGHENFSSIVNDIGLLHSLGIRLVVVYGARPQIDASLAGHNLEPVYHKHTRVTDAQSLELVKQAAGRLQLDITARLSMSLNNTPLQGAHINVVSGNFIIAQPLGVDDGVDYCHSGRIRRIDEESIHRQLDSGAIVLLGPVAVSVTGESFNLTSEEVATQLSIKLKAEKMIGFCSEQGVTDAEGRIISELFPNEAQLRIEEFETRDDYHSGTVRFLRGAVKACRSGVRRSHLISYREDGALLQELFSRDGIGTQIVMESAEQIRRATINDIGGILELIRPMEQQGILVRRSREQLEMEIDKFTIIERDNLTIGCAALYPFPEEQIGEMACVAVHPDYRSSSRGEALLERVALQARQMGLKKLFVLTTRSIHWFQERGFEPVEIERLPESKKQMYNYQRRSKVLMADLREASVHTRQS, from the coding sequence GTGAAGGAACGTAGTACCGAGCTGGTTCAGGGATTTCGCCATACCGTACCCTATATCAACGCCCATCGTGGTAAAACGTTTGTCATTATGCTGGGCGGTGAAGCCATCGGGCATGAAAACTTCTCAAGCATCGTCAACGATATCGGCCTGCTGCATAGCCTGGGCATCCGCCTGGTGGTGGTGTACGGCGCCCGCCCGCAGATCGATGCCAGCCTTGCCGGGCACAATCTGGAACCTGTCTACCATAAACATACCCGCGTAACGGATGCCCAGTCGCTGGAGCTGGTCAAGCAGGCTGCCGGCCGTTTGCAGTTAGATATTACTGCCCGCCTGTCCATGAGCCTGAATAACACCCCATTGCAGGGCGCGCATATTAATGTCGTTAGCGGAAACTTTATTATCGCTCAGCCGCTGGGCGTCGATGATGGCGTCGACTACTGCCATAGCGGCCGTATCCGCCGCATCGATGAAGAATCGATACATCGTCAGCTGGACAGCGGAGCCATTGTCCTGTTGGGGCCGGTAGCCGTATCGGTCACCGGAGAGAGCTTCAATCTGACCTCGGAAGAGGTGGCCACCCAACTGTCAATTAAGCTGAAGGCCGAAAAGATGATTGGTTTCTGCTCCGAACAGGGGGTGACGGATGCAGAAGGCCGCATTATCTCCGAGCTGTTCCCGAATGAGGCACAGCTGCGCATCGAAGAGTTTGAAACCCGGGATGATTACCACTCAGGCACGGTACGCTTCCTGCGCGGCGCGGTAAAAGCCTGCCGCAGCGGGGTACGTCGCAGCCACCTGATCAGCTATCGGGAAGATGGCGCGCTGTTACAGGAACTGTTCTCACGCGACGGCATCGGCACCCAGATTGTTATGGAGAGCGCCGAGCAGATCCGCCGTGCCACCATTAACGATATCGGCGGCATTCTGGAACTGATCCGCCCGATGGAACAGCAGGGCATTCTGGTACGCCGTTCGCGTGAACAGCTGGAGATGGAAATCGACAAATTTACCATTATCGAGCGCGATAACCTGACCATCGGCTGTGCCGCCCTCTATCCGTTCCCGGAAGAGCAGATTGGTGAAATGGCCTGCGTAGCGGTACATCCTGATTACCGCAGCTCGTCACGCGGTGAAGCATTACTGGAGCGCGTGGCGTTACAGGCGCGGCAGATGGGGCTAAAAAAGCTGTTCGTGCTGACCACGCGCAGCATTCACTGGTTCCAGGAGCGCGGCTTTGAGCCGGTAGAGATCGAGCGGCTGCCGGAAAGTAAAAAGCAGATGTATAACTATCAGCGGCGTTCCAAAGTGTTGATGGCAGACCTGCGCGAAGCCAGCGTTCATACCCGCCAGAGCTGA
- a CDS encoding YagU family protein produces the protein MTINKINLKIIVWSTLIGGFISSLVKSGTEANMPPRIAGEISPPAAHIDAWLGPLGINAHSMDYVYQGITIPGAVMLYHWLFSFAFAFAYVLLSAFWPKVRLWYGAAYGLIITIAMHGFLIPALGFRHPAYSGGKIGWLWDLNGYELWSEITGHIAWSVSIEVSLIAVLAAFAKPITGKWFSEFK, from the coding sequence ATGACAATCAATAAAATAAACCTGAAAATTATCGTATGGAGTACCCTGATTGGCGGGTTTATCAGTTCCCTGGTCAAGTCCGGCACGGAAGCGAATATGCCCCCGCGTATAGCCGGTGAAATATCACCGCCCGCAGCACATATTGACGCCTGGCTTGGCCCGCTGGGGATCAACGCCCATTCCATGGATTATGTCTATCAGGGCATCACTATTCCCGGCGCGGTGATGCTGTACCACTGGCTGTTTAGTTTTGCTTTCGCCTTTGCTTACGTCCTGCTATCCGCTTTCTGGCCTAAAGTCAGACTGTGGTACGGCGCTGCCTATGGCTTAATCATCACTATCGCGATGCACGGTTTCCTTATTCCGGCGCTGGGCTTTCGCCATCCGGCTTATTCAGGCGGAAAAATCGGCTGGCTGTGGGATCTTAATGGTTATGAGCTTTGGAGCGAGATCACAGGCCATATCGCCTGGTCGGTATCGATTGAAGTCAGCCTGATTGCAGTACTGGCTGCGTTCGCGAAGCCCATCACAGGAAAGTGGTTTAGCGAGTTTAAATAA